In Streptomyces seoulensis, the following are encoded in one genomic region:
- a CDS encoding glutathione-independent formaldehyde dehydrogenase, which translates to MKAVVYERPFSVTVTEVDDPQIQHPNDVIVRITSSAICGSDLHMYEGRTAAEPGIVFGHENLGVIEEVGDGVTSLSVGDRVVMPFNVACGFCKNCLAGETGFCLTVNPGFAGGAYGYVAMGPYTGGQAERLRVPFADFNCLKLPEGDENETDYILLADIFPTGYHGCELAQVSPGETVAVYGAGPVGLMAAYSALLRGASKVFVVDKVPERLAKAEEIGAIPIDFTQGDPAEQIKAQTNGEGTDKGIDAVGYQAQKGDESGHEEPAIVLNQLVETVRPTGRLGIPGLYVPSDPGGPDENAKHGQLLVPIGKMFEKGQKMGTGQCNVKKYNRQLRDLIASGRARPSFVVSHELPLEDAPQAYDKFDKRIEGYTKVVLHPGHDLAA; encoded by the coding sequence GTGAAAGCCGTTGTCTACGAGAGGCCCTTCAGCGTCACGGTGACAGAGGTCGACGATCCGCAGATCCAGCACCCCAACGACGTGATCGTCCGCATCACCTCGTCCGCGATCTGCGGTTCCGACCTGCACATGTACGAGGGGCGCACGGCGGCCGAGCCGGGCATCGTGTTCGGCCACGAGAACCTGGGCGTGATCGAGGAGGTCGGCGACGGCGTGACCTCGCTGTCCGTGGGGGACCGCGTCGTGATGCCGTTCAACGTCGCGTGCGGGTTCTGCAAGAACTGCCTCGCCGGGGAGACCGGGTTCTGCCTGACGGTGAACCCCGGCTTCGCGGGCGGCGCGTACGGCTATGTGGCCATGGGCCCGTACACGGGCGGCCAGGCGGAGCGGCTGCGGGTGCCCTTCGCCGACTTCAACTGCCTGAAGCTGCCCGAGGGCGACGAGAACGAGACCGACTACATCCTGCTGGCCGACATCTTCCCGACCGGCTACCACGGCTGCGAACTCGCCCAGGTCTCACCCGGCGAGACGGTCGCGGTGTACGGGGCCGGGCCGGTGGGCCTGATGGCCGCCTACTCGGCGCTGCTGCGCGGGGCGTCCAAGGTGTTCGTGGTCGACAAGGTGCCCGAACGGCTCGCCAAGGCCGAGGAGATCGGGGCCATCCCGATCGACTTCACCCAGGGCGACCCGGCCGAGCAGATCAAGGCCCAGACGAACGGCGAGGGCACCGACAAGGGCATCGACGCCGTCGGCTACCAGGCCCAGAAGGGCGACGAGAGCGGCCACGAGGAACCCGCGATCGTCCTCAACCAACTGGTCGAGACGGTCCGCCCCACCGGCCGGCTCGGCATACCGGGCCTGTACGTGCCGTCCGACCCCGGCGGCCCGGACGAGAACGCCAAGCACGGCCAACTCCTGGTCCCCATCGGCAAGATGTTCGAGAAGGGCCAGAAGATGGGCACCGGCCAGTGCAACGTCAAGAAGTACAACCGCCAGTTGCGCGACCTGATCGCCTCCGGTCGCGCCCGGCCCAGCTTCGTGGTCTCCCACGAACTCCCGCTGGAGGACGCCCCGCAGGCGTACGACAAGTTCGACAAACGGATCGAGGGCTACACCAAGGTGGTACTGCACCCCGGTCACGACCTCGCGGCGTGA
- the asnB gene encoding asparagine synthase (glutamine-hydrolyzing): MCGITGWVSYDRDLGAEDAVLDAMTETMACRGPDDRGVWAEGPAALGHRRLAIIDLPGGRQPMSVATPQGNVALVYSGEAYNFTELRRELGDRGHRFTTDSDTEAVLRGYLEWGDSVAERLNGMYAFAVWDGRHDKLVMIRDRMGIKPFYYQPTADGVLFGSEPKAILANPLVRPRVALDGLRELFTMVKTPGHAVWDGMREVEPGTVVTVDRSGPRTRVYWRLETRPHTDDKDTTIGTVRTLLDDIVRRQLVADVPRCTLLSGGLDSSAMTALAAGQLAEQGEKVRSFAVDFAGQTDNFVADELRGTPDTPYVHDVARLAGTDHQDIVLDVQSLADPAVREKVIRARDLPAGFGDMDASLLLLFRAIRDRSTVALSGESADEVFGGYLQFFDEEARQADTFPWLVRFGRHFGDDTGVLRPELTEALDLKGYIADGFRTAAAGVERLDGESDLEFRMRRMSYLHLTRFVRVLLDRKDRMSMAVGLEVRVPFCDHRLVEYVYNTPWALKSFDGREKSLLREATADVLPRSVYDRVKSPYPSTQDPGYGRALQTQVMDLLAKPSHRVFDLLDREKVRRIAESGSLAGAQAARRGLERTLDLATWLDLYAPEVTLG, encoded by the coding sequence ATGTGCGGCATCACCGGCTGGGTGTCCTACGACCGTGATCTCGGCGCCGAGGACGCCGTGTTGGATGCGATGACCGAGACGATGGCCTGCCGGGGTCCGGACGACCGGGGCGTCTGGGCCGAGGGGCCCGCCGCGCTGGGTCACCGCCGGCTCGCCATCATCGACCTGCCCGGCGGACGCCAGCCGATGTCGGTGGCGACGCCCCAGGGGAACGTCGCCCTCGTCTACTCGGGCGAGGCGTACAACTTCACCGAGCTGCGCCGCGAACTCGGCGACCGGGGACACCGGTTCACCACCGACTCCGACACCGAGGCCGTGCTGCGCGGCTACCTGGAGTGGGGCGACTCGGTGGCCGAGCGGCTGAACGGCATGTACGCCTTCGCCGTGTGGGACGGGCGGCACGACAAGCTGGTGATGATCCGCGACCGGATGGGCATCAAGCCGTTCTACTACCAGCCCACCGCCGACGGCGTCCTCTTCGGCTCCGAGCCCAAGGCGATCCTCGCCAACCCGCTGGTCCGCCCCCGGGTCGCGCTGGACGGGCTGCGGGAGCTGTTCACCATGGTCAAGACGCCGGGCCACGCGGTGTGGGACGGCATGCGCGAGGTCGAGCCGGGCACCGTCGTCACCGTCGACCGCTCCGGCCCGCGCACCCGGGTGTACTGGCGGCTTGAGACCCGCCCGCACACCGACGACAAGGACACGACGATCGGAACCGTCCGCACGCTGCTGGACGACATCGTGCGCCGCCAGCTCGTCGCGGACGTGCCCCGCTGCACCCTGCTCTCCGGCGGCCTGGACTCCTCCGCCATGACCGCGCTGGCCGCCGGGCAGCTCGCGGAGCAGGGCGAGAAGGTCCGCAGCTTCGCGGTCGACTTCGCCGGGCAGACGGACAACTTCGTCGCGGACGAGCTGCGCGGGACCCCCGACACCCCTTACGTCCACGACGTGGCCCGGCTCGCCGGCACCGACCACCAGGACATCGTCCTGGACGTGCAGTCCCTCGCCGACCCCGCCGTCCGCGAGAAGGTGATCCGCGCCCGCGACCTGCCGGCCGGGTTCGGTGACATGGACGCCTCCCTCCTGCTGCTCTTCCGGGCCATCCGGGACCGGTCCACGGTGGCGCTGTCGGGCGAGTCGGCGGACGAGGTGTTCGGCGGCTACCTCCAGTTCTTCGACGAGGAGGCCCGGCAGGCGGACACCTTCCCCTGGCTGGTGCGCTTCGGCCGCCACTTCGGCGACGACACGGGCGTGCTGCGGCCCGAGCTGACGGAGGCGCTGGACCTGAAGGGGTACATCGCGGACGGGTTCCGCACGGCGGCCGCCGGGGTCGAACGGCTCGACGGCGAGAGCGACCTGGAGTTCCGCATGCGGCGGATGTCCTACCTCCACCTCACCCGGTTCGTGCGCGTCCTGCTCGATCGCAAGGACCGGATGAGCATGGCGGTCGGGCTGGAGGTGCGGGTGCCGTTCTGCGACCACCGGCTCGTGGAGTACGTCTACAACACGCCCTGGGCGCTGAAGTCGTTCGACGGCCGAGAGAAGAGCCTGCTGCGGGAGGCAACGGCGGACGTGCTGCCCCGCTCGGTCTACGACCGGGTCAAGAGCCCCTACCCCTCCACCCAGGACCCGGGCTACGGCCGCGCCCTGCAGACTCAGGTCATGGACCTGCTGGCCAAGCCGTCCCACCGGGTCTTCGACCTGCTCGACCGGGAGAAGGTGCGCCGGATCGCGGAGAGCGGGTCCCTGGCCGGCGCCCAGGCGGCCCGGCGAGGGCTGGAGCGGACGCTCGACCTCGCGACCTGGCTGGACCTGTACGCACCCGAGGTGACCCTCGGCTGA
- a CDS encoding glycoside hydrolase family 19 protein, with protein sequence MSRRHISAALAALALAVAPALLPAPAASAAPAASCSSYPNWVAGKSYRTGDIVRYTDGKAYIAEHDNPGYDPIISTWYWDPYNCDGGGGTTPVGNFVVTEAQFNQMFPNRNSFYSYSGLVNALGAYPGFANTGSDTVKKQEAAAFLANVNHETGGLVYVVEQNTANYPTYCDWSQSYGCPAGQAAYYGRGPIQLSWNFNYKAAGDALGIDLLHNPNLVQNDSAVAWKTGLWYWNTQSGPGSMTPHNAMVNQAGFGQTIRSINGSLECDGRNPGQVQSRVDAYQRFAQILGVSPGGNLYC encoded by the coding sequence GTGTCGAGACGGCACATCTCCGCCGCGCTGGCCGCCCTCGCCCTCGCCGTGGCACCCGCCCTGCTGCCGGCACCGGCCGCTTCCGCCGCCCCCGCGGCCTCCTGTTCGAGCTACCCGAACTGGGTGGCCGGCAAGTCGTACCGGACCGGTGACATCGTCCGGTACACCGACGGCAAGGCGTACATCGCCGAGCACGACAACCCGGGCTACGACCCGATCATCAGCACCTGGTACTGGGACCCGTACAACTGCGACGGCGGCGGCGGGACCACGCCCGTCGGCAACTTCGTCGTCACCGAGGCCCAGTTCAACCAGATGTTCCCGAACCGGAACTCGTTCTACTCCTACAGCGGGCTGGTGAACGCGCTCGGCGCCTACCCCGGCTTCGCCAACACCGGCAGTGACACGGTGAAGAAGCAGGAGGCCGCGGCCTTCCTCGCCAACGTGAACCACGAGACCGGCGGCCTGGTCTACGTGGTCGAGCAGAACACCGCGAACTACCCGACGTACTGCGACTGGAGCCAGTCGTACGGCTGCCCGGCCGGGCAGGCGGCGTACTACGGGCGCGGTCCGATCCAGCTGAGCTGGAACTTCAACTACAAGGCGGCGGGCGACGCGCTCGGCATCGACCTGCTGCACAACCCGAACCTGGTGCAGAACGACAGCGCCGTCGCCTGGAAGACCGGCCTCTGGTACTGGAACACCCAGTCCGGACCGGGCTCCATGACGCCGCACAACGCCATGGTGAACCAGGCGGGCTTCGGGCAGACGATCCGCAGCATCAACGGCTCCCTGGAGTGCGACGGCCGCAACCCGGGCCAGGTGCAGAGCCGCGTCGACGCCTACCAGCGCTTCGCGCAGATCCTCGGCGTCTCCCCCGGTGGCAACCTCTACTGCTGA
- a CDS encoding HemK2/MTQ2 family protein methyltransferase has product MGPLAALPTPPGVYTPQHDTDLIARVLEKEHLDARSAVLDLCTGSGALAVRAAARGARVTAVDISRRALATAWCNALLAGQCISVRHGDLVSAVPGRRYDLVVSNPPYVPAPALRPPSRGSARAWDAGPDGRIFVDRICDAGAGVLHRGGVLLLVHSALCGTAPTLDRLTGAGLDATVVDRATVPFGPVLRERRSWLHSRGMLRDRHEDEEELVVVRAVRR; this is encoded by the coding sequence ATGGGACCACTGGCAGCCCTGCCGACACCACCGGGCGTGTACACCCCGCAGCACGACACCGATCTCATCGCCCGCGTCCTGGAGAAGGAGCACCTGGACGCCCGCTCCGCCGTGCTCGACCTGTGCACCGGCAGCGGCGCCCTGGCCGTGCGGGCCGCCGCGCGCGGGGCGCGGGTCACCGCGGTCGACATCTCCCGGCGGGCCCTGGCCACCGCGTGGTGCAACGCGCTGCTCGCCGGGCAGTGCATCTCGGTGCGCCACGGCGACCTCGTCTCGGCCGTGCCGGGCCGCCGGTACGACCTGGTGGTGAGCAACCCGCCCTACGTGCCCGCGCCCGCCCTGAGGCCGCCGAGCCGGGGTTCCGCGCGCGCCTGGGACGCCGGGCCGGACGGGCGGATCTTCGTGGACCGGATCTGCGACGCCGGCGCCGGAGTGCTGCACCGGGGCGGTGTCCTGCTCCTGGTGCACTCCGCGCTGTGCGGCACCGCGCCGACCCTGGACCGGCTCACCGGCGCGGGTCTGGACGCCACCGTGGTGGACCGGGCCACCGTGCCCTTCGGCCCCGTGCTGCGCGAGCGCCGTTCCTGGCTGCACAGCCGGGGCATGCTGCGCGACCGGCACGAGGACGAGGAGGAGCTGGTGGTGGTCCGCGCCGTGCGCCGGTGA
- a CDS encoding CDGSH iron-sulfur domain-containing protein, whose product MGREAENATSVTITPDGPLLLPGPVEVTLPDGTVVTSRRFTVALCVCRRSRIYPWCDTSHRRRTKSAKETR is encoded by the coding sequence GTGGGCCGAGAAGCCGAGAACGCGACGAGCGTGACGATCACCCCCGACGGCCCGCTGCTGCTGCCCGGACCCGTCGAGGTGACCCTCCCGGACGGCACGGTCGTCACCTCGCGGCGCTTCACGGTCGCGCTCTGCGTCTGCCGCCGCAGCCGCATCTACCCCTGGTGCGACACCAGCCACCGCCGCCGCACGAAGTCCGCGAAGGAGACCCGGTGA
- a CDS encoding iron-containing redox enzyme family protein, which yields MTAPALPQPRGVLSAAVVAALNSGDTALDSTVPPAVDPYGDDLQLALYVLYELHYRGFAGVPDELEWDPGLLALRRSLERPFLAALRRDVPQGTSAGEALDALLVEPVGHDDSSVSHHLQRDGELWQLTEYAALRSLYHLKEADPHAWVIPRLRGRAKAGMVAVEFDEFGAGRPEEIHARLYADLMDDLGLDTAYGHYLDRAPAVALATVNLMSLFGLHRALRGALVGHFATVEVTSSPGSRRMAAAMRRAGAGRAAQRFYDEHVEADAVHEQVVRRDVVGGLLADEPYLEPDIAFGVHATGLLEDRLGAQVLKAWRQQHSALRTGGAPLP from the coding sequence GTGACCGCGCCCGCACTCCCCCAGCCGCGCGGGGTCCTGTCCGCCGCCGTCGTCGCCGCGCTGAACAGCGGTGACACCGCCCTGGACAGCACGGTCCCGCCCGCCGTCGACCCGTACGGCGACGACCTCCAGCTCGCCCTGTACGTGCTCTACGAGCTGCACTACCGGGGCTTCGCGGGCGTGCCCGACGAGCTGGAGTGGGACCCCGGGCTGCTGGCGCTGCGCCGCTCGCTGGAGCGGCCGTTCCTCGCGGCCCTGCGCCGGGACGTACCGCAGGGCACGAGCGCCGGGGAGGCGCTGGACGCGCTGCTGGTCGAGCCGGTCGGGCACGACGACAGCAGCGTCAGCCACCATCTCCAGCGCGACGGCGAGCTGTGGCAGCTCACCGAGTACGCGGCGCTGCGCTCGCTGTACCACCTGAAGGAGGCCGACCCGCACGCCTGGGTCATCCCGAGGCTGCGCGGCCGGGCCAAGGCGGGCATGGTGGCCGTCGAGTTCGACGAGTTCGGCGCCGGCCGCCCCGAGGAGATCCACGCCCGGCTCTACGCCGACCTGATGGACGACCTCGGCCTGGACACCGCCTACGGCCACTATCTCGACCGGGCGCCGGCCGTCGCGCTGGCCACGGTCAACCTGATGTCCCTGTTCGGGCTGCACCGCGCGCTGCGGGGCGCCCTGGTGGGGCACTTCGCCACCGTCGAGGTGACCTCGTCGCCGGGTTCCCGCCGGATGGCGGCGGCGATGCGCCGTGCCGGTGCGGGAAGGGCCGCGCAGCGGTTCTACGACGAGCACGTGGAGGCGGACGCCGTGCACGAGCAGGTGGTCCGCCGGGACGTGGTCGGCGGGCTGCTGGCCGACGAACCGTACCTCGAACCCGACATCGCCTTCGGCGTGCACGCCACCGGCCTGCTGGAGGACCGGCTCGGCGCGCAGGTGCTGAAGGCGTGGCGCCAGCAGCACAGCGCCCTGCGGACAGGCGGCGCGCCGCTGCCGTGA